From a region of the Synechococcus sp. RS9916 genome:
- a CDS encoding DUF2062 domain-containing protein, producing MTRWLRRLWRRGRQALQWVWQQEGSPGQRARGLAAGIFCGCFPFFGLQTLLGIALASMVRGNHLLAAAGTWISNPFTYVPLYWFNYHVGDVLLRGGAEPTARTINQASIWDQGWTFTSRLLLGSSLVGLVLSLSLGLLAWRLFRWQSRHQHRVPTERHL from the coding sequence ATGACCCGGTGGTTGCGACGACTCTGGCGCCGCGGCAGACAAGCCCTCCAATGGGTGTGGCAGCAGGAGGGCAGCCCAGGACAACGGGCACGGGGCTTAGCGGCAGGCATCTTCTGCGGCTGCTTCCCCTTCTTTGGCCTTCAGACCCTGCTAGGCATTGCCCTGGCCAGCATGGTGCGCGGCAATCATCTGCTTGCAGCCGCCGGAACCTGGATCAGCAATCCCTTCACCTACGTGCCTCTCTACTGGTTCAACTATCACGTGGGCGATGTGCTGCTGCGGGGGGGAGCGGAGCCAACCGCACGCACCATCAACCAAGCCTCGATCTGGGACCAGGGGTGGACTTTCACCAGCCGCCTCCTCCTGGGCTCGAGCCTTGTGGGGCTGGTGCTGTCGCTCAGCCTTGGCCTGCTGGCCTGGAGGCTGTTCCGCTGGCAGTCCAGACACCAACATCGCGTGCCAACGGAACGGCACCTCTAG
- the nadC gene encoding carboxylating nicotinate-nucleotide diphosphorylase: MAPATLTITPRLRRQLGEWLQEDLGRGDLTAPALQARRGQAHWVAKADGVFCGGVLIEPLLRELQPPDGGCRLHRLVVDGARVRAGDRLVELEGPASVLVALERTALNLAMRLSGIASATAALVAELEGTGVVLADTRKTTPGLRELEKYAVRCGGGLNHRMGLDDAAMLKENHLAWAGGVVQAMAAVRAQAPWPTRVIVEAETAEEALSAVAAGADGVLLDEFTPVELMGLVPQLREQARHRPSAAPVVLEASGIQPAQLGAYAATGIDLISTSAPVTRSSWLDLSMRFSGLAVA, from the coding sequence ATGGCTCCCGCGACCTTGACGATCACGCCCCGGTTGCGCCGGCAGCTGGGCGAATGGTTGCAGGAAGACTTGGGTCGGGGTGATCTCACGGCTCCGGCCTTGCAGGCAAGGCGCGGACAGGCCCATTGGGTGGCCAAAGCTGACGGGGTGTTTTGTGGCGGTGTGCTGATCGAGCCCCTGCTGCGGGAACTGCAACCTCCGGATGGCGGCTGCAGGCTTCATCGCCTGGTGGTGGATGGGGCAAGGGTGCGAGCCGGTGATCGGTTGGTGGAGCTGGAGGGGCCCGCTTCCGTGCTCGTGGCTCTGGAACGCACGGCCCTCAACCTGGCGATGCGGTTGTCGGGGATTGCCAGCGCTACGGCGGCTTTGGTGGCGGAACTGGAGGGCACCGGCGTGGTGCTCGCCGACACCCGCAAGACCACCCCGGGTTTGCGGGAGCTGGAGAAATACGCCGTGCGTTGCGGCGGTGGCCTCAATCACCGCATGGGTCTCGACGATGCGGCGATGTTGAAAGAGAACCATCTCGCCTGGGCTGGTGGGGTGGTGCAGGCCATGGCCGCGGTGCGTGCCCAGGCCCCTTGGCCGACTCGGGTGATCGTGGAAGCGGAAACAGCGGAAGAGGCGCTGTCTGCTGTGGCGGCAGGGGCCGATGGTGTGTTGCTGGATGAATTCACGCCAGTTGAACTGATGGGGCTGGTGCCCCAACTGCGGGAGCAGGCCCGGCATCGCCCGAGCGCCGCTCCGGTGGTTCTCGAGGCCTCAGGGATTCAGCCGGCCCAGCTGGGGGCCTATGCCGCCACAGGGATTGATCTGATCTCCACCAGTGCTCCTGTGACCCGCAGCTCCTGGTTGGATCTCAGCATGCGTTTCAGTGGCCTTGCCGTGGCCTGA
- a CDS encoding response regulator transcription factor — protein MAGSTPTVLLADDEANIVMLLEMELEAEGFTVLTASDGVTAMKTVRDTPPDLALLDWNMPGMTGLDICRRLRDTGVFLPVIMITARDEMDDRVAALEAGADDFIAKPFNVREVLARAKALLRRSQGFSSDVLQVGDLVLNGAERTCAINGTPLVLTVREFDLLECFMRHPRQALSRAQLIQHVWGDDYFGDENVVDVYVRYLRKKLEATGSQRVIQTVRGVVFALRMEG, from the coding sequence ATGGCCGGTTCCACTCCCACGGTGCTGTTGGCCGATGATGAGGCCAACATCGTGATGCTCCTGGAGATGGAGCTTGAGGCCGAGGGCTTCACAGTGCTGACGGCATCGGATGGCGTCACGGCGATGAAGACCGTGCGTGACACCCCCCCGGATCTGGCGCTGCTCGACTGGAACATGCCTGGGATGACCGGCTTGGACATCTGCCGCCGCCTTCGCGACACCGGGGTGTTTTTGCCGGTGATCATGATCACGGCCCGGGATGAAATGGATGATCGCGTCGCCGCGCTGGAGGCCGGAGCCGACGATTTCATTGCCAAGCCGTTCAACGTGCGTGAGGTGCTGGCGCGTGCCAAAGCGCTGCTGCGCCGTTCGCAGGGATTCAGTTCCGATGTGCTGCAGGTGGGGGATTTGGTGCTGAATGGCGCCGAACGCACCTGCGCCATCAACGGGACCCCGCTGGTGCTCACGGTGCGGGAGTTTGACCTGCTGGAGTGCTTCATGCGTCATCCCCGTCAGGCGCTGTCTCGGGCTCAGTTGATTCAGCACGTCTGGGGTGACGACTATTTCGGAGACGAGAACGTTGTCGATGTGTATGTGCGCTATCTGCGCAAGAAGCTGGAGGCCACGGGCTCCCAGAGGGTGATTCAGACGGTGCGCGGAGTGGTGTTTGCCTTGCGGATGGAGGGGTGA
- the argS gene encoding arginine--tRNA ligase yields MLRIAQALETQLRGALQRAFPEAWEATEGAGLDPQLAPASKPEFGDFQANGALPLAKPLKQAPRQIATAIVEQLQADPAFTDLCLEPQIAGPGFINLTIRPEQLAAEVASRLGDPRLGVPAVENAAPVVVDFSSPNIAKEMHVGHLRSTIIGDSLARVLEFRGHPVLRLNHVGDWGTQFGMLITHLKQVAPEALQTADAVDLGDLVAFYREAKKRFDDDEAFQSTSRDEVVKLQGGDPVSLKAWGLLCDQSRREFQKIYDRLDIRLSERGESFYNPFLPAVIDGLKDAELLVTDDGAQCVFLEGVQGKDGKPLPVIVQKSDGGFNYATTDLAAIRYRFGAAPDGDGAKRVVYVTDAGQANHFAGVFQVAERAGWIPEGSRLEHVPFGLVQGEDGKKLKTRAGDTVRLRDLLDEAVERAEADLRSRLSEEERSESKEFIGHVATTVGLAAVKYADLSQNRITNYQFSFDRMLALQGNTAPYLLYAVVRIAGIARKGGDLEVLGAQLQFSEPQEWALVRELLKFDAVIAEVEEELLPNRLCSYLFELSQVFNRFYDQVPVLKADPEALPSRLALCRLTADTLKAGLGLLGIATLERM; encoded by the coding sequence ATGCTGCGCATCGCCCAGGCCCTCGAAACTCAGCTGCGCGGTGCTCTGCAGCGGGCTTTCCCCGAAGCCTGGGAGGCCACGGAAGGGGCGGGCCTTGATCCTCAGTTGGCCCCGGCGAGCAAGCCGGAGTTCGGAGACTTTCAGGCCAATGGAGCGCTGCCCCTGGCCAAACCGCTGAAGCAGGCACCTCGGCAGATCGCCACGGCGATCGTGGAGCAGCTGCAGGCCGATCCCGCCTTCACAGACCTCTGCCTCGAACCCCAGATCGCTGGCCCTGGGTTCATCAACCTCACGATCCGGCCGGAGCAGCTGGCGGCTGAGGTGGCCTCACGCCTCGGCGACCCACGCCTGGGGGTGCCCGCAGTGGAGAACGCGGCCCCGGTGGTGGTCGATTTTTCGAGCCCCAACATTGCCAAGGAGATGCATGTGGGGCATCTGCGCTCCACGATCATTGGCGACTCGCTGGCGCGGGTGCTTGAGTTCCGCGGCCATCCCGTGCTGCGCCTCAATCATGTGGGCGACTGGGGCACCCAGTTCGGCATGCTGATCACCCACCTCAAGCAGGTGGCGCCGGAAGCCCTGCAGACGGCCGATGCTGTGGATCTCGGCGACCTGGTGGCCTTCTACCGCGAGGCCAAGAAGCGCTTTGATGACGACGAAGCCTTCCAGTCCACCTCCCGCGATGAAGTGGTGAAGCTGCAGGGTGGTGATCCGGTGTCGCTCAAGGCCTGGGGGCTGCTCTGCGATCAGTCGCGGCGCGAGTTCCAGAAGATCTACGACCGCCTGGATATCCGTCTCAGCGAGCGGGGCGAATCCTTCTACAACCCCTTCTTGCCAGCCGTGATTGATGGCTTGAAGGACGCCGAGCTGTTGGTCACCGATGACGGTGCCCAGTGCGTGTTCCTGGAGGGTGTGCAGGGCAAGGACGGCAAGCCCTTGCCGGTGATCGTGCAGAAGAGCGATGGCGGCTTCAACTACGCCACCACCGACCTGGCGGCGATCCGCTATCGCTTTGGGGCAGCGCCGGATGGGGACGGTGCCAAGCGCGTGGTCTACGTGACCGATGCCGGCCAGGCGAACCATTTCGCTGGGGTGTTCCAGGTGGCCGAACGGGCCGGCTGGATCCCTGAGGGGAGTCGCCTCGAGCACGTGCCCTTTGGGCTGGTGCAGGGGGAAGACGGCAAGAAGCTGAAGACCCGCGCCGGTGACACCGTGCGTCTGCGGGATCTGCTCGATGAAGCCGTCGAGCGCGCCGAAGCTGATCTGCGCTCGCGCCTTTCTGAGGAGGAGCGCAGCGAATCCAAGGAGTTCATTGGCCATGTGGCCACCACGGTGGGACTCGCGGCTGTGAAATACGCCGACCTCAGCCAGAACCGGATCACCAACTACCAGTTCTCCTTCGATCGGATGCTGGCCCTGCAGGGAAACACCGCCCCCTATCTGCTTTACGCCGTGGTGCGGATTGCTGGGATCGCCCGCAAGGGAGGCGATCTGGAGGTGTTGGGTGCGCAGCTGCAGTTCAGCGAACCCCAGGAGTGGGCACTGGTGCGGGAGCTGCTCAAGTTCGACGCCGTGATCGCTGAGGTGGAGGAGGAACTGCTGCCCAACCGCCTGTGCAGCTATCTGTTCGAGCTCAGTCAGGTGTTCAACCGCTTCTACGACCAAGTGCCGGTGCTGAAGGCTGACCCCGAGGCTCTGCCCTCACGGCTTGCCCTCTGCCGACTCACGGCCGACACCCTCAAAGCGGGCCTGGGTCTGTTGGGAATCGCCACCCTCGAGCGGATGTGA
- a CDS encoding bifunctional (p)ppGpp synthetase/guanosine-3',5'-bis(diphosphate) 3'-pyrophosphohydrolase, with translation MLKGASTTEPTQTDAVGAGPSTGLPTVRAHPIRSIEDYGIDLPPWLQECLDHVPPGAGYSCPTDSEALLAAAFDFAFQLHEGQFRASGDPYIVHPVAVADLLRDIGASAPVIAAGFLHDVVEDTDLTADQLEEHFGPEVRALVEGVTKLGGLHFTNRTEAQAENLRKMFLAMASDIRVVLVKLADRLHNMRTLGSLKREKQERIARETREIYAPLANRLGIGRFKWELEDLAFKLLEPEAFREITEEVATKRSEREERLGVTLKLLGDRLAAVGLESCEVNGRPKHLYGIWSKMQRQQKAFHEIYDVAAVRIITPNLETCYRALAVVHDTFRPIPGRFKDYIGLPKPNGYQSLHTAVIGRHRPIEVQIRTAEMHQVSEFGIAAHWKYKEGGSPAAGGDTERFNWLRQLVDWQQEGGSDDHNDYLASIKEDLFDEEVFVFTPKGEVVGLRKGSTAVDFAYRIHSEVGNHCHGVRINDRLSPLSTPLQNGDFVNILTSKTAHPSLDWLNFVATPTARNRIRQWYKRSHRDETIQRGKELLERELGRSGFDALLSSEAMTRVAERCNLQSTDDLLAGLGFGAVTLHQVLNRLREEVRLQTEAQAQPLSNEDVARKLVEQQADGSPTRERHGDSQPILGVEGLDYRLGRCCGPLPGEAIVGTVALGNHGITIHCQDCPNIEAMPSERRLPVRWNPAVSREGQRFPVHLRIEVIDRVGILKDILMRLSDGSINVSDARVKTAYGKPARIELQVELGSAELLQRTMNQIRSMADVLDIARTGQG, from the coding sequence ATGCTGAAAGGCGCCTCTACGACAGAACCGACACAGACCGATGCGGTCGGTGCTGGACCGTCCACCGGTCTGCCCACGGTTCGCGCCCATCCGATTCGCAGCATCGAGGATTACGGCATCGACCTGCCCCCTTGGCTGCAGGAGTGTCTGGACCATGTGCCTCCAGGCGCGGGATACAGCTGCCCCACGGATTCAGAAGCGCTGCTGGCCGCGGCCTTTGATTTCGCGTTTCAGCTCCATGAAGGTCAGTTCCGCGCCAGCGGTGACCCCTACATCGTTCACCCTGTGGCGGTGGCCGATCTGTTGCGCGACATCGGTGCCAGTGCTCCGGTGATCGCTGCGGGCTTCCTCCACGACGTGGTGGAAGACACCGACCTCACCGCAGATCAGCTGGAAGAACATTTCGGCCCTGAGGTGCGGGCCCTGGTGGAGGGGGTGACCAAACTCGGTGGACTGCACTTCACCAATCGCACCGAAGCCCAGGCGGAGAACCTGCGCAAGATGTTTCTGGCCATGGCCAGCGACATACGCGTGGTGCTCGTGAAGCTGGCGGATCGGCTCCACAACATGCGCACCCTCGGCTCCCTGAAGCGGGAGAAGCAGGAGCGCATCGCCCGCGAAACCCGGGAGATTTACGCGCCGCTGGCCAACCGGCTCGGGATCGGCCGGTTCAAGTGGGAGCTTGAAGATCTGGCCTTCAAGCTGCTGGAGCCTGAGGCGTTCCGGGAGATCACCGAGGAGGTGGCCACCAAGCGCAGCGAACGGGAAGAACGGCTTGGCGTGACCCTCAAGTTGTTGGGTGACCGGTTGGCGGCGGTGGGGCTGGAGAGCTGCGAGGTGAATGGCCGCCCGAAGCATCTCTATGGCATCTGGAGCAAGATGCAGCGCCAGCAGAAGGCCTTCCACGAGATCTACGACGTGGCGGCGGTGCGGATCATCACCCCCAACCTCGAGACCTGTTACCGGGCGCTGGCGGTGGTGCATGACACCTTCCGCCCCATCCCGGGACGCTTCAAGGACTACATCGGCTTACCGAAGCCCAATGGCTATCAATCGCTGCATACGGCTGTGATTGGTCGGCATCGCCCGATCGAAGTGCAGATCCGCACGGCGGAAATGCATCAGGTGTCGGAGTTCGGCATCGCCGCCCACTGGAAATACAAGGAGGGTGGTTCACCCGCAGCAGGTGGTGACACCGAGCGTTTCAACTGGCTGCGCCAACTGGTGGATTGGCAGCAAGAGGGCGGCAGCGACGATCACAACGACTACCTCGCTTCGATCAAGGAAGACCTCTTTGATGAAGAGGTGTTTGTGTTCACCCCCAAAGGAGAAGTGGTGGGCCTGCGCAAAGGCTCAACCGCTGTGGACTTCGCCTATCGCATCCACTCCGAGGTGGGGAATCACTGCCATGGGGTGCGCATCAACGATCGTCTCTCGCCCCTGTCCACACCGTTGCAGAACGGCGATTTCGTCAACATCCTCACCAGCAAGACAGCCCATCCCAGCCTCGATTGGCTCAACTTCGTGGCGACCCCCACGGCCCGCAATCGCATCCGCCAGTGGTACAAGCGCAGCCATCGCGATGAAACGATCCAACGCGGTAAGGAGCTGCTGGAGCGGGAGCTGGGGCGGAGTGGCTTTGATGCTTTGCTCTCCAGTGAGGCGATGACCCGCGTTGCCGAGCGCTGCAATCTGCAGAGCACGGACGATCTTCTGGCCGGCCTGGGTTTCGGTGCCGTCACCCTGCATCAGGTGCTCAACCGTCTGCGGGAAGAAGTGCGCCTGCAGACGGAAGCTCAGGCCCAGCCCCTCAGCAACGAGGACGTGGCCCGCAAGTTGGTGGAGCAGCAGGCCGATGGTTCCCCCACGCGCGAACGCCATGGTGATTCCCAGCCGATCCTGGGTGTGGAAGGCCTCGATTACCGGCTTGGACGCTGCTGTGGCCCTCTGCCCGGTGAAGCGATCGTGGGGACTGTGGCCCTTGGCAACCATGGCATCACCATTCATTGCCAGGACTGCCCCAACATCGAGGCGATGCCCAGTGAACGGCGACTGCCGGTGCGCTGGAACCCTGCGGTGAGCCGCGAGGGTCAGCGCTTCCCGGTGCACCTGCGCATTGAGGTGATCGATCGGGTCGGCATCCTCAAAGACATCCTGATGCGCCTCTCGGATGGCTCGATCAACGTCAGCGATGCACGGGTGAAAACCGCCTATGGCAAGCCGGCACGGATTGAACTGCAGGTGGAGCTGGGCAGCGCGGAGTTGCTGCAGCGCACCATGAATCAGATCCGTTCCATGGCGGATGTTCTTGATATCGCCCGTACGGGTCAGGGTTGA
- the mnmE gene encoding tRNA uridine-5-carboxymethylaminomethyl(34) synthesis GTPase MnmE, with translation MSTPETGHSLPLDTIVAVATAVAPGQGGIAVIRLSGPQAQQVVQTIAHFPGQQEWASHRVLYGHVLAADGVERLDEVLVLVMQAPRSFTAEDVVEIHCHGGVIAVQRVLARVLEQPGVRRALPGEFSQRAVLNGRLDLTRAEAITDLVAARSQRAAQLAMAGLDGGIQRRIGALRERLLDQLSELEARVDFEEDLPPLDGPALLRELLAVRDALLELVADGERGDALRTGLRVALVGRPNVGKSSLLNRLSRRERAIVTDLPGTTRDLLESEIVLEGVPITLLDTAGIRVTTDAVEQLGIARSHDALASADLVLLLFDLSEGWTAEDQALLARIPEGVEHLLVGNKADLAAPVQAEGRPLAVDVQLSAQTGDGEAELVQAMLRRCGALSEQPLLLALNQRQVDLAAAAAAALQRSEEVAAQGLPWDFWTIDLRQAIQSLGEITGEELTESVLDRIFSRFCIGK, from the coding sequence ATGTCCACGCCAGAGACCGGTCATTCCCTCCCGCTTGACACGATCGTTGCCGTTGCGACGGCGGTGGCACCGGGGCAGGGCGGCATTGCTGTGATTCGCCTGTCGGGCCCCCAGGCCCAGCAGGTGGTGCAAACCATTGCCCATTTCCCTGGCCAGCAGGAGTGGGCCAGCCATCGGGTGCTCTACGGCCATGTGCTGGCGGCCGATGGGGTGGAGCGGTTGGATGAAGTGTTGGTGCTGGTGATGCAGGCACCGCGCAGCTTCACCGCTGAAGACGTCGTGGAGATCCACTGTCACGGCGGGGTGATTGCCGTGCAACGGGTGCTGGCCCGTGTTCTGGAGCAGCCTGGAGTGCGTCGCGCCCTCCCCGGTGAGTTCAGCCAACGGGCGGTGCTTAACGGGCGTTTGGATCTCACCCGAGCCGAAGCCATCACAGATCTGGTGGCGGCTCGCAGTCAGCGGGCAGCGCAGTTGGCCATGGCCGGCCTGGATGGCGGGATTCAGCGGCGTATTGGCGCCTTGCGGGAGCGGCTGCTCGACCAGTTGAGCGAGCTGGAGGCGCGGGTGGATTTTGAAGAGGATCTGCCTCCATTGGATGGCCCGGCTCTGCTGCGGGAGCTGTTGGCGGTGCGGGACGCACTTCTTGAACTGGTGGCGGATGGGGAACGTGGGGATGCCTTACGCACCGGTCTGCGGGTGGCCCTGGTGGGGCGCCCCAACGTGGGCAAGAGCTCGTTGCTCAATCGCCTCAGCCGCCGTGAGCGCGCGATCGTCACCGATCTGCCGGGCACAACGCGGGATTTGCTCGAGAGTGAGATCGTGCTGGAGGGTGTGCCGATCACCCTGCTCGATACGGCCGGGATCCGGGTCACCACCGATGCCGTTGAGCAACTTGGGATCGCCCGCAGTCACGATGCTCTCGCCAGTGCTGATCTGGTGTTGTTGTTGTTTGACCTCAGCGAGGGGTGGACCGCTGAGGATCAAGCGTTGTTGGCTCGGATCCCTGAGGGGGTCGAGCATCTGCTGGTGGGCAACAAAGCTGATCTGGCTGCTCCGGTGCAGGCTGAAGGCCGGCCGCTGGCGGTGGATGTGCAGCTCAGTGCCCAGACGGGAGATGGTGAAGCCGAGTTGGTGCAGGCGATGTTGCGCCGTTGCGGTGCCTTGAGTGAGCAGCCCTTGCTGCTTGCCCTCAATCAGCGCCAGGTGGATCTGGCGGCGGCGGCAGCGGCGGCTCTTCAGCGCAGTGAAGAGGTGGCGGCGCAGGGGCTCCCCTGGGATTTCTGGACGATTGATCTGCGTCAAGCGATTCAGAGCCTGGGGGAGATCACCGGGGAAGAACTCACCGAATCGGTGCTGGATCGGATCTTCTCCCGTTTCTGCATTGGCAAGTGA
- a CDS encoding cell wall metabolism sensor histidine kinase WalK produces MPTAVTPAPKRPWSLGRRLLWISLAVVLGQSIISMVIATTLRQQLMAGLLQGTLQRQGLLALNKVNNQLDQLTATQAKRCCSRADYQRFLAPLKLNDGKAALILGSAGLVSTPGSRTLFTNEQLLDVAEQAIHAPGGFSIVDTSAQEAVAAKAMKLPGGLQTGHFVYLRPVYAMPAVKTQSLIKLGAELLLILLTGSVLIMSARRIFQPVRKLSQDLAAIELNSLDGATLPTDNAPVELLPILEEFNRMVERLRRSAANQKQFASTISHEFRTPLTVISGFIQSVLNRSKDLAEPQRRALGIADLEVLRLNRMLSDLLDLSRADNHQLAIRQEAFELIPSLEHALRLARAAHSNPIGDNLTELDNLTVIGDPDRLVQCIGNLIGNAAKYSPSQAPITLQVNTSPQHVVISVQDQGQGIPKNQLARIFERFTRAEGVTLPKGQSSSGLGLSIVKMLIEAMGGTVSVESTVGEGSAFNLKLPLADQP; encoded by the coding sequence ATGCCAACAGCTGTAACCCCAGCCCCAAAACGGCCTTGGTCGCTGGGGCGGCGACTGCTGTGGATCAGTCTCGCAGTGGTGCTCGGACAGTCGATCATCAGCATGGTGATCGCCACCACCCTGCGCCAGCAGCTGATGGCGGGTTTGCTGCAGGGAACCCTTCAACGCCAAGGGCTGCTGGCCCTGAACAAGGTCAACAATCAGCTGGATCAACTCACGGCAACCCAAGCGAAACGCTGTTGCTCCCGTGCTGATTACCAACGTTTTCTTGCCCCCCTCAAGCTCAACGACGGCAAAGCAGCTCTGATCCTCGGGAGCGCTGGCCTCGTCAGCACACCGGGGAGCCGGACTCTGTTCACCAACGAGCAACTCCTCGACGTTGCCGAGCAAGCCATCCATGCGCCCGGTGGCTTCAGCATCGTTGACACCAGCGCACAAGAAGCGGTCGCCGCAAAAGCGATGAAGCTCCCCGGTGGCCTGCAAACGGGGCACTTCGTGTATCTGCGGCCGGTGTACGCCATGCCGGCCGTGAAAACCCAGAGCCTGATCAAACTCGGGGCGGAATTGCTCTTGATCCTGCTCACCGGGTCGGTGCTGATCATGAGCGCACGGCGGATCTTCCAACCCGTGCGCAAGCTCAGCCAGGACCTGGCCGCGATTGAACTGAACTCCTTAGACGGCGCCACGCTGCCGACGGACAACGCACCGGTGGAACTGCTGCCGATCCTGGAGGAGTTCAACCGCATGGTGGAACGGCTGCGCCGCTCAGCCGCCAACCAAAAACAATTCGCCTCCACCATCAGCCATGAATTCCGCACACCACTGACGGTGATTTCTGGGTTCATCCAGTCGGTGCTCAACCGCAGTAAAGACCTCGCAGAGCCACAACGGCGGGCCCTGGGGATTGCTGACCTGGAAGTGCTGCGCTTGAACCGCATGCTCAGCGACTTGTTGGACCTAAGCCGCGCCGACAACCATCAGCTCGCGATCCGCCAAGAAGCATTTGAGCTGATCCCCAGCCTGGAGCATGCACTGCGTTTGGCACGTGCGGCCCACAGCAATCCGATCGGCGACAACTTGACCGAGCTCGACAACCTGACCGTGATCGGCGACCCCGACCGCCTCGTTCAGTGCATCGGGAATCTAATCGGCAATGCAGCGAAGTATTCGCCGTCGCAGGCACCGATCACGCTGCAGGTGAACACCAGCCCTCAGCACGTCGTCATCTCCGTGCAGGATCAAGGGCAGGGCATCCCCAAGAACCAACTGGCACGCATCTTCGAGCGGTTCACCCGAGCGGAAGGCGTCACCCTACCCAAGGGGCAAAGCAGCTCTGGCCTTGGGCTGTCAATCGTGAAGATGCTGATCGAAGCGATGGGAGGCACCGTCAGTGTGGAATCCACCGTGGGCGAAGGCAGTGCCTTCAACCTGAAGCTGCCGTTGGCGGATCAACCCTGA
- a CDS encoding PhnD/SsuA/transferrin family substrate-binding protein, with translation MTRVAASWVLGASLSACSAPSPSLTPPVAPKDADLRLTEEPYQSQEAINQRMAIVIPYLERVTGLRIAYVPAINYAHSHQMLRDGEVDVINIGVMGGYRLLHNNPGVQPLAVQKPSFRSVLIANQAALKHKALSPPDASPLAILRDQRVAFGSRSSGSTFMQPLLHLRDQQIELSALNGCVHEPNTNHLSQLVAEGGMVDFAFIPSFSGDPLHAVPEHLHEAVTVVWASDHSRNDFMAAAVHPPTSTKYRHLQQLKMAFLKLNLNDPAQKRVLDTWGYHGFEQPTADFPGAMINKVADAHASAGGVSQCQQL, from the coding sequence ATGACCAGGGTTGCTGCCAGCTGGGTACTTGGCGCCAGCCTGAGTGCCTGCAGTGCACCCTCGCCCTCACTGACACCTCCAGTCGCCCCAAAAGACGCAGATTTAAGGCTCACGGAAGAGCCGTACCAAAGCCAGGAAGCCATCAATCAACGGATGGCGATCGTGATCCCCTACCTGGAACGCGTCACTGGCCTTCGCATCGCCTACGTGCCGGCCATTAATTACGCCCATAGCCATCAGATGCTCCGGGATGGCGAGGTGGATGTGATCAATATCGGCGTGATGGGTGGCTATCGATTGCTGCACAACAACCCTGGCGTGCAACCACTCGCGGTTCAAAAGCCATCCTTCCGGAGTGTGCTGATTGCCAATCAAGCAGCTCTCAAGCACAAGGCTCTGTCGCCCCCCGATGCATCCCCTCTTGCCATCCTTCGCGATCAACGCGTGGCGTTTGGCAGCCGCTCATCCGGGTCGACCTTTATGCAACCACTACTGCATCTGCGTGATCAGCAGATCGAACTCTCAGCCTTGAACGGCTGCGTGCATGAGCCCAACACCAACCACTTGTCGCAGCTCGTGGCCGAAGGCGGGATGGTGGATTTTGCCTTCATCCCCAGCTTCAGCGGCGACCCCCTGCATGCCGTGCCCGAACACCTGCATGAGGCGGTCACGGTGGTGTGGGCCAGTGATCACTCCCGCAACGACTTCATGGCAGCGGCTGTTCACCCACCCACATCAACGAAATATCGCCATCTGCAGCAACTCAAGATGGCGTTCCTCAAACTCAACCTCAACGATCCTGCCCAGAAGCGCGTGCTCGACACCTGGGGCTATCACGGCTTTGAACAACCCACCGCCGACTTTCCTGGCGCCATGATTAACAAAGTGGCCGATGCTCATGCCAGTGCTGGAGGTGTGTCTCAATGCCAACAGCTGTAA